One window from the genome of Rhodococcus sp. ABRD24 encodes:
- a CDS encoding nucleoside deaminase, whose product MTPDELMNEACRLAIESVTNDWGGPFGAVIARDGEIVARGQNRVLLTGDITAHGEIEAIRKAVQVLNAEAPSISGAHRNDSTLELVPRPEGSPDRVPERARMLMGMEIYSSGAPCPMCMSAIYWSRLDAVYFASDLEATSRIGFDDAFQYEDFARPLGDRSIRIEQVRADLGAAAYAAWVDKSDKHPY is encoded by the coding sequence GTGACACCAGACGAACTCATGAACGAGGCCTGTCGGCTGGCGATCGAGTCGGTGACCAACGACTGGGGCGGGCCGTTCGGGGCGGTCATCGCGCGTGACGGCGAAATTGTGGCGCGGGGACAGAATCGCGTTCTGCTGACGGGGGACATCACGGCCCACGGTGAGATCGAAGCGATTCGCAAGGCTGTGCAGGTTCTCAACGCAGAGGCGCCCAGTATCTCCGGCGCGCACCGCAACGACTCGACATTGGAGTTGGTGCCCCGGCCCGAGGGTTCACCGGATCGGGTGCCCGAACGCGCCAGGATGCTGATGGGGATGGAGATCTACAGCAGCGGGGCGCCGTGCCCCATGTGCATGAGCGCGATCTACTGGTCCCGGCTGGACGCGGTGTACTTCGCGAGCGATCTGGAGGCGACGAGCCGCATCGGATTCGACGACGCGTTCCAGTACGAGGACTTCGCGCGGCCGCTCGGGGACAGGTCGATCAGGATCGAGCAGGTTCGCGCCGACCTTGGCGCCGCCGCGTATGCCGCCTGGGTCGACAAGTCCGACAAGCATCCGTATTGA
- a CDS encoding glycosyltransferase 87 family protein, with translation MRHSGLDRPGWTSAERFLGSRAGTAVAAAALITSASLTVYFLSTNGYIDLLVYRMGARVLLDGGDIYGALPPVVGDFGLPFTYPPLAAMLFVPLSLIPLGLGKLLFTLISVAALAVTLRVVLGRVWPQLGARASWTGTAIALAVALQLEPVRETISFGQINMVLMALVAVDVLTKDPKWPRGLLIGLAAAIKLTPIGFLLLFLLERDWRTCGRIVGAALGFTVLAFVVMPEESAKYWSQTLRDTGRIGPAYFANNESIKAVISRFGPPEQVGSVLWLVVVAVMLVVAAIAIRRALDHDDLVPALIANATAVLLASPVSWSHHWVWAAPALLVVALGALHAPSARTVLATAGIGALFLIGPQHLLPTAGDRELDWALWQHFLGTLYVTVGFAFLLWLAFVHYRNRPGPRRSPPSAVERGAS, from the coding sequence ATGCGACATTCAGGACTGGACCGGCCCGGCTGGACGTCGGCCGAGCGATTTCTCGGCAGTCGGGCGGGTACTGCTGTCGCGGCGGCAGCCCTGATCACATCGGCCAGCCTGACTGTCTACTTCTTGTCGACGAATGGCTATATCGACCTGCTCGTGTACCGCATGGGCGCACGAGTGCTACTCGACGGCGGCGACATCTACGGTGCGCTGCCGCCGGTCGTCGGCGACTTCGGGTTGCCGTTCACGTACCCGCCGCTCGCGGCGATGCTCTTCGTGCCTCTCAGTCTGATTCCACTCGGACTCGGCAAGCTCCTGTTCACCCTCATCTCCGTCGCGGCGCTTGCCGTAACACTGCGAGTGGTACTCGGTCGGGTATGGCCGCAACTGGGAGCCCGAGCCTCGTGGACGGGGACCGCGATTGCTCTCGCCGTGGCACTGCAGCTCGAGCCGGTTCGGGAGACCATCAGCTTTGGTCAGATCAATATGGTTCTGATGGCGCTGGTGGCAGTCGACGTGCTCACCAAGGATCCGAAATGGCCGCGTGGTCTGCTGATCGGGCTCGCCGCCGCGATCAAATTGACTCCCATCGGCTTCCTGTTGCTGTTCCTGCTCGAGCGCGACTGGCGGACGTGTGGGCGCATCGTCGGCGCGGCATTGGGATTTACTGTGCTGGCCTTCGTCGTGATGCCCGAGGAATCCGCGAAGTACTGGTCACAGACCCTCCGAGACACCGGTCGAATCGGTCCCGCCTACTTCGCCAACAACGAGTCCATCAAGGCCGTCATCTCGCGGTTCGGGCCGCCCGAGCAAGTCGGTTCGGTGCTGTGGTTGGTCGTGGTCGCGGTGATGTTGGTGGTCGCGGCGATTGCCATCCGGCGCGCTCTCGACCATGACGATCTCGTGCCGGCGTTGATCGCAAACGCGACCGCGGTGCTCTTGGCCTCGCCGGTGTCGTGGTCGCATCACTGGGTGTGGGCCGCTCCGGCCCTGCTGGTGGTCGCACTCGGCGCATTGCATGCGCCGAGTGCCCGGACTGTTCTCGCTACCGCTGGCATCGGTGCGCTCTTCCTGATCGGCCCGCAGCACTTGTTGCCGACCGCAGGGGATCGTGAGCTCGATTGGGCGCTGTGGCAGCACTTCCTCGGCACCCTGTATGTGACGGTGGGGTTCGCGTTCTTGCTGTGGCTCGCGTTCGTTCACTATCGGAACCGGCCAGGACCACGACGAAGCCCCCCTTCTGCAGTGGAAAGGGGGGCTTCGTAG
- a CDS encoding GNAT family N-acetyltransferase has translation MTVWRLRDFHSDDLDQAIQIWDQSRAPGSPEPVFTLAEVMAAARAGQPAVVAAVGDELVGMAVAQVHGERAWILLVALGARWRNRGIGSAMLGNLERRLRSAGARRISAMLPEAATGSAAFEHSGYLRRDGLVYYELLEPVGPDKTLLNELGGRVMPAGLWQTMSGMEGVKDVIERRIVSPLENPDLADRYGVQPPKAVILFGPPGTGKTSFAKAVASRLEWPFVELFPSRLAAATSGGLAASLRDVFAELTQLEEVVLFIDEVEEIASARTGLATNPAHGVTNELLKLIPAFRESDRRLLVCATNSVHSLDSAFLRPGRFDYIIPVGPPDAPARRAVWQRYLGTATAHVDLDRLVEASELFTPADIEFASRKGSQAAFEREVSEREGRPANTEDYLAAIADTRPTLTAEILSEFEQDLGRFTRL, from the coding sequence ATGACGGTATGGCGTTTGCGAGACTTCCACAGCGACGATCTGGATCAGGCGATCCAGATCTGGGACCAGAGTCGGGCGCCGGGGTCTCCGGAACCGGTGTTCACCCTCGCCGAGGTGATGGCCGCTGCGCGTGCGGGCCAGCCTGCAGTGGTCGCCGCGGTCGGCGACGAACTGGTCGGAATGGCGGTAGCACAGGTACATGGCGAGCGCGCCTGGATCCTGTTGGTCGCCCTCGGCGCTCGCTGGCGGAACCGGGGTATCGGCAGCGCAATGCTCGGCAACCTGGAACGGCGTCTTCGATCCGCCGGCGCGCGCCGCATCTCCGCGATGCTCCCCGAGGCCGCGACCGGGTCCGCGGCGTTCGAGCACTCCGGCTACCTACGCCGCGACGGTCTCGTCTACTACGAACTACTCGAACCCGTCGGCCCCGACAAGACGCTCCTCAATGAGCTCGGCGGACGCGTCATGCCCGCCGGGCTGTGGCAGACGATGTCGGGAATGGAGGGTGTGAAGGACGTCATCGAACGTCGTATCGTCTCGCCGCTCGAGAACCCGGATTTGGCCGATCGATACGGGGTGCAGCCACCGAAGGCGGTCATCTTGTTCGGTCCACCCGGCACCGGCAAGACCAGTTTCGCCAAGGCGGTCGCGTCGCGCCTCGAATGGCCGTTCGTGGAGTTGTTCCCGTCCCGGCTCGCCGCGGCCACGAGCGGTGGCCTCGCGGCCTCACTCCGCGATGTGTTTGCGGAGCTGACGCAACTCGAGGAGGTGGTGCTCTTCATCGACGAGGTCGAGGAGATCGCCAGCGCCCGGACCGGACTCGCCACCAACCCGGCCCACGGGGTGACCAACGAGCTGCTCAAGTTGATTCCTGCCTTCCGGGAGTCCGACCGCAGACTCCTCGTGTGCGCTACCAACTCCGTGCACTCGCTCGATTCGGCCTTCCTGCGCCCCGGCCGCTTCGACTACATCATTCCCGTCGGCCCGCCTGACGCCCCCGCCCGACGCGCGGTGTGGCAGCGGTATCTCGGAACCGCTACCGCCCACGTCGATCTCGATCGTCTGGTCGAGGCCAGCGAGCTGTTCACCCCCGCCGACATCGAATTCGCGTCCCGGAAGGGCTCGCAGGCGGCGTTCGAACGCGAGGTGTCCGAACGCGAGGGCCGACCCGCGAACACCGAGGACTATCTGGCCGCAATCGCCGACACCCGGCCGACGCTGACCGCCGAGATCCTCTCCGAGTTCGAGCAGGATCTCGGGCGGTTCACGCGTCTGTGA
- a CDS encoding antibiotic biosynthesis monooxygenase, with translation MTLPEAVSPRGPTATVVVTHRLRPGREPDFRHWQGEMDAAAATFAGFVGTEVSRPVGSRTEWSVVYRFDSVVHLERWLNSGQRSDLVDRGAGLFQAPPAQHVLVEADACDAVTVVVSHPPVPGREAEFLDWQQRITQAERKFPGFRGSELHAPIPGLQDDWTILFTFDSQEHLDRWFDSPERAALLTEGRAFKDFSVSPIPRPYGSWFPSDAGAHAQVQAWKTALSVLVGLYPLVVVLTITLDELSPSPPLHSGCSRQWCGRCRAGDSVQERRIAGFGRTRRLLSAGMSRRLGTVLAAVVLALGGGGVVASVSPPSVQAAPSVLPPEVQSTVPADVVSLLQAVAYPTTGARPDLPGSVLEIIARAWDDVPRSTYLPRSVHLTEGLAQSFLYETIAKGCIPFTAGPADSVGVASAIAGPAVDTSLPESNLPAGTVNFLFSAINTGKSLPTHGDRLKVAWFNTSTLESGVVPLVQERPADWVTTLSATVRTGRGTVVAAVFGSVLNQPSSGPVHECGFAPVVGVVQA, from the coding sequence ATGACGCTGCCAGAGGCCGTGTCGCCCCGCGGACCAACCGCGACGGTTGTGGTCACCCACCGACTCCGGCCCGGCCGTGAGCCGGACTTTCGACATTGGCAGGGTGAGATGGATGCTGCGGCAGCCACTTTCGCAGGATTCGTCGGCACCGAGGTCAGCCGTCCCGTGGGGTCGCGGACGGAATGGTCTGTCGTGTACCGGTTCGACTCCGTCGTGCATCTCGAGCGGTGGCTGAACAGCGGGCAGCGCAGTGACCTGGTCGATCGCGGGGCGGGGCTGTTCCAAGCGCCGCCCGCTCAGCACGTTCTGGTCGAAGCCGATGCATGCGATGCAGTGACGGTTGTGGTCTCGCATCCGCCTGTGCCTGGACGGGAAGCGGAGTTTCTCGACTGGCAGCAACGAATCACTCAGGCGGAGAGGAAGTTTCCGGGGTTTCGGGGATCAGAGTTGCATGCGCCGATCCCGGGCCTCCAGGACGACTGGACCATTCTGTTCACGTTCGACTCCCAAGAGCATCTCGACCGATGGTTCGATTCGCCCGAGCGTGCTGCGCTCCTGACAGAGGGGCGAGCGTTCAAGGATTTCAGCGTCAGCCCTATCCCGCGCCCGTACGGATCGTGGTTTCCGTCGGACGCTGGCGCACACGCTCAGGTGCAGGCGTGGAAGACGGCTCTCTCGGTGCTCGTCGGTCTGTACCCGCTCGTGGTGGTCCTGACGATCACACTCGACGAGTTGTCGCCCTCGCCGCCGCTGCATTCTGGCTGCTCACGACAGTGGTGTGGACGCTGCCGAGCCGGTGACTCGGTGCAGGAACGGCGGATTGCCGGATTCGGGCGAACCCGCCGACTACTGTCGGCCGGTATGAGCCGTCGCCTTGGGACAGTCCTGGCCGCAGTAGTCCTTGCTCTCGGGGGCGGTGGCGTCGTGGCATCGGTGAGTCCGCCGTCGGTACAGGCGGCGCCGTCGGTGCTGCCTCCTGAGGTGCAGTCGACCGTGCCGGCCGATGTGGTCTCGCTGTTGCAGGCAGTCGCCTATCCGACGACCGGAGCGAGGCCCGACCTGCCCGGCAGCGTGTTGGAGATCATTGCCCGGGCATGGGATGACGTTCCGCGGAGCACGTACCTTCCGCGCTCGGTGCATTTGACCGAAGGCCTCGCGCAGTCGTTCCTGTACGAGACCATTGCCAAGGGCTGCATCCCGTTCACCGCGGGTCCGGCGGACTCGGTCGGCGTCGCATCCGCGATTGCCGGTCCAGCCGTCGATACTTCGCTACCGGAGTCGAATCTCCCGGCGGGCACCGTGAACTTCCTCTTCAGCGCGATCAACACCGGCAAGTCGCTCCCGACGCATGGAGACCGGCTGAAGGTGGCCTGGTTCAACACCTCCACCCTGGAATCTGGGGTGGTGCCACTTGTCCAGGAGCGCCCAGCCGACTGGGTCACGACGCTGTCCGCGACCGTGCGGACGGGACGCGGGACCGTGGTCGCGGCTGTGTTCGGCTCGGTTCTCAATCAGCCGTCCAGTGGTCCCGTGCACGAGTGCGGGTTCGCGCCGGTGGTGGGGGTGGTGCAGGCCTAA
- a CDS encoding Nramp family divalent metal transporter — MSTEIDTPASPRRRRGHGLRSATLLGPAFVAAIAYVDPGNVAANLTAGAKYGYLLIWVLVLANAMAVLIQYLSAKLGLVTGRSLPEMLGQRLRTGNRRAFWLQAEAMAAATDLAEVIGGAIALHLLFGLPLFVGGLITGVVSMVILTIQSRHGQRTFEFVVIGLLAIITIGFLTGLAFTDVSGKDALAGLVPRFEGSETVLLAASMLGATVMPHAIYLHSALARDRHGAAGHGPRLRLLLRITRWDVSGSLIIAGGVNIGMLLLAASALRGVPGTDSIEGAHAAIQSSLGSGVAVMFGIGLLASGLASTSVGCAAGSEIMHGLLHMRIPLLARRMVTLIPALVVLAIGVDPTLALVLSQVVLSLCIPFALIPLVRMTSDRQLMGPERNKPLTTILAWVCAGLITALNIALLWLTISGSG; from the coding sequence GTGAGCACCGAGATCGATACCCCGGCATCGCCCCGCCGTCGCCGCGGCCACGGCCTGCGCTCAGCCACGCTCCTGGGCCCCGCTTTCGTCGCGGCCATTGCCTATGTCGATCCGGGCAATGTCGCCGCCAACCTCACGGCAGGCGCGAAATACGGCTACCTCCTGATCTGGGTGCTCGTGCTGGCCAACGCGATGGCGGTGCTGATTCAGTATCTGTCGGCGAAACTCGGCCTGGTCACCGGCCGCTCTCTGCCGGAGATGCTCGGCCAGCGACTACGGACGGGCAACCGGCGCGCATTCTGGCTGCAAGCCGAAGCGATGGCGGCGGCGACGGACCTCGCCGAGGTCATCGGCGGGGCGATCGCCCTGCATCTGCTGTTCGGACTGCCACTGTTCGTCGGCGGACTCATCACCGGAGTCGTCTCGATGGTGATCCTGACCATCCAGAGTCGGCACGGCCAGCGGACGTTCGAGTTCGTGGTGATAGGACTGCTCGCGATCATCACGATCGGCTTCCTCACCGGGCTGGCTTTCACGGATGTCTCCGGCAAGGACGCGCTCGCCGGTCTGGTCCCCCGGTTCGAGGGCAGCGAGACCGTCCTGCTGGCCGCGAGCATGCTCGGCGCGACCGTCATGCCGCACGCGATCTATCTGCACTCCGCTCTGGCCCGCGACCGCCACGGCGCAGCCGGGCACGGACCCCGTCTGCGACTGCTGCTGCGGATCACCCGGTGGGATGTGTCCGGCTCCCTGATCATCGCCGGCGGCGTCAACATCGGCATGCTGTTGCTCGCCGCATCCGCCCTGCGCGGCGTACCGGGCACGGACAGTATCGAGGGCGCCCACGCTGCAATCCAGTCGTCGCTGGGTTCGGGCGTGGCGGTGATGTTCGGGATCGGATTGCTCGCGTCGGGCCTCGCATCGACGTCGGTCGGTTGCGCGGCGGGTTCCGAAATCATGCACGGCCTCCTCCACATGCGTATTCCACTTCTGGCCCGCCGAATGGTGACGCTCATCCCGGCGCTGGTGGTCCTCGCCATCGGTGTCGACCCGACGCTCGCCCTGGTACTCAGCCAGGTGGTGCTGAGCCTCTGTATCCCGTTCGCGCTGATCCCGCTCGTGCGGATGACTTCCGACAGGCAACTGATGGGACCGGAACGCAACAAGCCGCTCACCACGATTCTGGCCTGGGTATGTGCGGGTCTGATCACCGCACTCAACATCGCACTGCTCTGGCTGACAATCAGCGGATCCGGTTAG
- a CDS encoding glycoside hydrolase family 19 protein, which translates to MTTRRGLLSKARIAGLTAVTVAGLTVGNAALGPFASVDAAPLPAAPVHFIDTKDLLKTIDVPWAAPGAASTAQARVMPAPQAPPTPPPPPPPSPASVTAEELAHIVPQVSPEQLGKYVAPLNEALAKAAIDTPVRKAAFIAQLVVESDSFRTFEEYASGRAYEGRSDLGNVAPGDGERYKGRGAIQVTGRHNYASVSQYLGIDFVAHPELMATPENAFETAAWYWQSRNLNAAAENDGIEKVSRIVNGGTHGLPQRIDNFVRALNVLH; encoded by the coding sequence ATGACGACCCGGCGCGGACTTCTGTCGAAGGCCCGGATCGCCGGCCTCACCGCCGTTACGGTTGCCGGTCTCACTGTCGGCAACGCCGCGCTAGGACCGTTCGCATCCGTCGACGCAGCACCCCTGCCGGCCGCACCCGTGCACTTCATCGATACCAAGGACCTGCTGAAGACGATCGACGTTCCCTGGGCAGCACCCGGAGCTGCGTCCACCGCACAGGCCCGCGTCATGCCGGCCCCTCAGGCACCTCCGACACCGCCCCCGCCGCCGCCGCCGAGCCCGGCATCGGTCACGGCGGAGGAGCTCGCTCACATCGTGCCGCAGGTCTCGCCCGAGCAGCTCGGCAAGTACGTCGCGCCCCTCAACGAGGCACTAGCGAAGGCTGCGATCGATACCCCCGTCCGCAAGGCGGCGTTCATCGCACAGCTCGTCGTCGAGTCCGACTCCTTCCGCACATTCGAGGAGTACGCGTCCGGCCGCGCCTACGAGGGGCGTTCGGACCTGGGCAACGTTGCGCCCGGGGACGGAGAGCGCTACAAGGGCCGCGGGGCGATCCAGGTGACCGGCCGCCACAACTACGCAAGCGTCAGCCAGTACCTCGGGATCGACTTCGTTGCACACCCCGAGCTCATGGCAACTCCGGAGAACGCGTTCGAGACTGCCGCCTGGTACTGGCAGTCACGCAACCTCAATGCCGCGGCGGAAAACGACGGCATCGAGAAGGTGTCCCGGATCGTCAACGGCGGGACCCACGGCCTGCCCCAGCGCATCGACAACTTCGTGCGTGCGCTGAACGTCCTCCACTAG